In the Telopea speciosissima isolate NSW1024214 ecotype Mountain lineage chromosome 6, Tspe_v1, whole genome shotgun sequence genome, GAGAATCCGATCTTTGAACTAATTCCACCTCATTAGGTATATTTAAAATGATAGTCCCATCTTGAAAGTGGGAAATATGCACATTCGaacttcctccctctctttggtTCGGCACCAAAGAATTACCTTGATGCCCCGTCTCAACAGTACCATGTTCCAAACACGTATTCTCAAGGCCAGCAGTAAGATAGGGACCCGATTGCCCTCCAATTAAAACATGGTTTGGATGATTATCAACTCCAACATCGCCAGTAGATAAGGAATTTGAAGAGGAAAAAACAGAGTGACTCACATGGGGGATTTCAATAATGGAGGCGAAGACAGATTGACTCACATGGTGATTTCTACTAGAAGAGCTCAAGACCACACGCTCTTCAGCAAATAAATTCAAAGCTGATGTCTCCAAAGTCTCATTTGCTACAGTAAGAGCAAGTGCAGAAACCCGTTCCTCTTGTTGGATCATGTTCACACTTTCAAGGATTGCAAGTCCTTCAAGATGATCCACTCTAGCAGCCGCCCCATCCAATAATACGTTACCATCATGAAGAGGAGTATTTCCTATCTCATTAGTAGCAGCTAACAAAAGAGAATCTACCCCCACCTGCAGCTCCGGCTCACTGGTCGGACCTTCCCGCTGCAAACCATGAAAACCAGGTCGCAAAGAAGGATCCAGATTATCACCATCTTCACAATCGGATACTCTATTTGATGGGCTCGCTACAATATGGTTCTGAACATCCCTATCTCCATGCTCAGAAGCATTAAGAATTATGCCTGTAGGACGCCAGTGAGCACGGAGCCCACCTTCTTCGACCTCCGTGTCAGGGTTTGACTGATTAGCCGCTTGATCAGGCCCCCTCTTCGAAGACTCGCCTCTCTCCAAAACTTGCAGCCCCACGCCACTGGAATTTCCTGCCCCCTGTCTACGATCAAACACGATCTCTTTCCCTCTGTTATCAACCAAAGCACCCGACTCCTTCTCCCCGCTTGTCTCGGCACCTAGTCCAACAACCTGATCCTCCATCGAAACCCCTTCTGAAGGGTTGCAAAACTACTAACCATTGGCCCTAGCATCAGCATTCCTAGGCTTAGCAGCAACCCCAATGATCTTCCTACAAACCTCAGCGTGGTAACCAAGCTTGAAGCAGCCAGTGCAAAACACTAGGAGCTTCTCATAAACAATTTTCTGAAAAACCTAAGGATCCACATCCAATCCAGATCTTCTCTAGCAAACAAGACAGCAAATCGATCTCCACACAAGCCCTTGCGGCAATCGTCCTAGAGCATGCAACCGTAGCCCCATCCACCTTTAACACCTTTCCAACCGCACCCTCCACCGAAAGAAAATAGTTGCCCTAATAGAGATTGATAGGCAAACTCGGAAAATAAATCCACACAGGAACAATCAGAGACTCCATCCCCGATTTAAAGAATGTGGTCCACTTAAAACACCTGAAAGGAAACCCCTTGATAGAGGTTAGTTCTTTGAGCCACACTCTGATATAATCTGCATGATTCAAAAAGCGCAGAAGTAAGTGTCTCTGATCAAGGGAGGAAATCATCACGTCCGCCGCCAGATGAAAGGAAGATTGTAGAGCCCTCTTGATCTCAAAAATTGAAGGTCTACCATAAGAGCATTTAGCCACAAGCGCCCATTGCAACGGTTCCTCGGATCGCAGAATCTCCTCCTCTGTAAAGAAGATAGCTGGAGAGCCCAAGTGGGTTAAAGGCGCTTTCATAGCAATCGTAGGCACCTCCACCATAGACATTTTGGCCAAAGCAGACGCAAAGGACGGCGTCGCCGGCCGCCTGGGATCCGGCGGAGATTCCTCCCGTGGGGGAGGAACCGCCATCAAACCCTAATATGGGATGCAAAGCCTTTAAAATAATGGGCTTGATTTAGCAAGTTTAGCTATAAATActtttatgaattttatttAGCAAGTTTATCTATAGCTCCAATCCCTCTGTTAGGGGTTCAATTTGGGCAGGTAGGTCATCAACCCAAGTTCAATCCTAGGAACTGAGCAGACAATGTGTAGCTCAACCAACCTGCAGACCAGTCCAATATGCTCGACCTAAACTGAACCCAAAGTCTCAACTTAGATAACTCTACTAACTTGATAATTGTTTTGGGTTTCGTGAACATGTTTTCTCAGAGTTAGTCTCAGCTTTTAACATCATATAACCCCATAAGGCAGGGTTCAGCTTGGGCCAGGATTCCTACCATGACCTGAGCCCATTGAAATGCTTGGTTTAGTTGTCATCGCATAGCTCAAGCCATATTGAGATCTTAAAATTCCCTCCCAACCCAACTCATGTTTGGCTTGAGCTTGGCAAAAGTTGCAGCTCCCACTTCTAGTTCTAGAGCATCATCCTGGGCAATCATAAGAACTACACTCCACTTATGATATATGTCCTAAACTTGCTTTTACCAGAGCATAAATACACAgaaaatgcacatatgccaTGTTATTTGGAAAAGCAACCCCAGTCAGACTGTAAAATCCACCCAAGGTTGACCTCATTTAGAAAGACAAGTTAtgcataatctaaaaaaataaaacaattctgaggatttatttttataattcaaaagaaaataaattgaaGGTGAAATCCCCCTCAGAAATCAATGTGatgcggaaaaaaaaaaaaaaaaaaaaaaaaaaaaaagaaggaacgATGAACTGGTTGAGAACCGGCAAGTTATAAGCCACTAGATGAGGGCCTTTTagtttgatgatgaagatggagaTGGATGATGGTGGTTGACGATGATGATAATTGATGGAGGTAGATAGTTTTGGCTGCTAGAGTCCACTAGAGCCCCACCAAGGAGATTTACCTTGGATATGATTGCTGAATCCACAAGCTAAATCTCACAAGAGAgttctttgtcttcaaaatctGATGTTCCAGAGAACAGCCCATGGTTTCATTATATAGAGGGGAGGCATTAAAACCCTTTGGAATACATCAACTTACATTATATAGACTTTTTGATTTTCAAcacctagaaactaaaaccaagaCACTAGCATCCCCAAGACATAGGGAACTACAACCAAGAAAGTGACTTGGAAAaactaaaagacttttaatGACTAATAACTAATACCCAGGAGCATGAACAACCTCATAACGCCACCTAGGAAACTGAAAAGACACGTAGTAAGAGTAAATACTAGCCTAGGCAAACAAAAAGGCAGAACCACTGGGTTTAATTCACCCAGGCCAGCATAGGTATCGATCTATGGGCTGGGCCTTCTAGGCTTGGTCCTGCTGGTCCTGTAGGCACAAATCTGGCCTTGGGCTGGGCCTAGTAGGCTAGGCCTGGCGGGATGGCTGAATGCCCTGCATCACAATGTtgtaaaaatgtacaaaaagaGCAAAGCACCTTAGAAAGAAAGCTTTCCAACTACATCTGATATTCTGTGTAGACATGTATCTATATTCTTTTCACTTCATTCTGAAGCAAACACATTTCATGGACTAAACAAAACAAGGCTTGAGTAAAGAGTTATAACTCCAAATCTATCATGTTATAAACAAGAACGACGGGTAGGCAAGTGACTTTGTGCATAAGATACAGCATGCAGACATAAACCTGTAAAGTCTACAGAAAGTGAAATGTTCAACCATacttgtcaaggcgtcgcctaggcatccaagcgCCTTCAGGGTGTCAAGACGATCCTTATTGGATGGGGGTAAGGCGACCGCCTAGGCATCACCTTGGTCTGCCTAGGTGGCTGAGCAGGCACCTTATgctgttttgtgttttttttttattattattatttttattagttataaaatataaattccTTTCCTAACCTTTTTATTTGGCACTGTACAGGATTATAATGCTTGCAATACATGGATCATTGAATCTTAAACCTTGCTACACTGTTGTATCTAGTAATGCCGTTTTGCTAGAATCAATTCTAATCCAATgtgacatttcaaaattcaaatatcaTTGAACTGAATTActgaaatattttctttgtTAAGTTTATATTTAACTGCTAGTTTGTTGTGAACAACCAGTCAGTCTTACAATGGCTGTTATTATGTTAATTTATATGTGACAGCTGGTTTCTTTAATTGGCTGTTAATTTTCTTATGACGTTTATGATGTGTCAATACTAGAAATATGGATAGGGGGGAGGAAGCTAGGGTGCCTTGTTGCCCAGGTGCCCCACCACCACCTTGGGTTGCCTTGGCGCTTTGAAAACTATGTGTGCAACAGCTTCAAATGATTTGGATACAAATATATTGGGTGTAGGAGCagtttcacacacacacacacatacacacccATAATTTGGGATAGGAAATTCATAAAACTTACTGTTGAACTTCTTTTTTGGTATCTTTCCATTGTTGAGAGAATACAAGAAATTTTTCACGGCTTCAGCATTAAACCGAGCAGTATACTGcagcaaagaaataaaagagaccAAGAATTACAATGATTTAGGCAGGTCCTTATATCATCTAGAATagttaaatgaaaaaaaagtacCTGCACTACCACAAGATAGTACTTTGAATTATTTCGATCACTACAATCGGTGACACTAGCATGGGCTTGTGTGTTGACCTGAGGAGAAAAAATATCAGCTTAGTTAGACAGTAAAGAAGCCAAAACCACCTAACAGGCAATGGTACTAAGAAACAAATAAGCTGAAGAAGAACTTGATTTTGGAGTTAAAGGGTTTAGAAGATTCACTACATTTCCAGTATAAGTGTCAAAAGAGAAAGGTCAAGATGCTCATCATTAATTGCCTTGTGCAGGCTACACAGATCATGTTCTACCAtctaaagagaagaaaaaagttaATTCTTTTTGGATCACCATTACAGATTCATCACTATTCATTAAAATACAGCCTTTGAGCTTTATATCAagttgtagacactgaattttatcaccccccCCCCGGGCGATGACGACAACAAGATATGGACAAACATCGGTGTCTCTTTGGAGGAGAACTCTTGTACCTGCACCCAAACCATATCACCCTCACATCCCTAAAAATGATTCAAAAGACCCTTTTTGACCAAATGCTGAAAGAGGTACTGTAACTTtatggagtatatggtgtgtaactttagttacactagaaTAGATAATGAGGTGATGAATATTGGGATAGgaagattccacaaagtgattattttaggtatctgggctcaatcataaataaagaaggtgatatagaagatgatgttttacAAAGAAttaaataggatggatgaagtggaaaggtgtgtccggagtgttgtgtgatcgacgtactcctctaaaacttaaaggaaaatttatagGTCAGTCATACGGCCAACTATGATGTATacggaatgttgggtagttaagaagcatcatatagataaactcagtgtaactaagatgaggatgttgagatggatgtgtggaaaaactaagaaggataataaggtaagactagaaccagaataggtctaatcccaagAAGGATCAAATTGAAAATCTCCagtgaacaagaaagagaacgaTAGGATCTCAAATTTGTTGGAAGAGCATGATGAGATCTCAAATTGACaacaaagagaacaatgggaactcaaatgagggaagaATAACCTGCTAAAGTAAATGGGTTGAATCCTCCTCTTTCCAATGGATTGAGTACTCTTCTTGAAAGTAGGATGAACCCCAAAATAGAAGTCACGAtcagaacaagaagaaagaggagatcgATCAACCCTTAGGGTTTTCTCATAAAGTCTCCTGGATCGATCTTTGGGTTACTCTTGCTAGTTCGATTGATGGATATGTACCCTAGCAGCAATGATTATGATACAGTAATCTTCAGGAATCAATGTGACAATCTGTtgacaagaaatcccagtaGCTTGTAGCctcttgaactcgatttgactgaactagggtttggatcaagAATCGATGAAAGGGGATGGGAGAAGGCAATGGGTATCTCACCCTAGGtctctcacctatcctatctcaggattttcacaaaggctcaagcccatatttcattaatcaaattcgtgtataatgttggcctcccttacaaacttatatagaagactcaaaaataaacttggacactaaaaaggaaaggcctaactcaatccttaaatattaaggtatcctaaattgactaggaaagtggaataataaagaaaacatactcaaaataggactctaactaaactaatgaagtaaatcctgttttcctactttctacccatattttaggcttatTAAATTGGTCATTATAAAATAAACACatagaatcaaaggcccaatacatacataacccatcccaaggcttatttccactaaaatagccctctaagtgacttatttccatcagataaagtaaggaatggttgacctagagctgatttgggagtagttCAGATACATGATAAGGTATGAGAAattcgtttgaggtggcatggtcatgttcaacagggaggcctttagatgctctagtatggaggagtgatttaattcagattgaaggagttaaaagagccaggggcagacctaaaatgactcaaggagaagtgatgaggaaagacatgcatagctggccttatatcaagtatgacctggaatagagctgattggagggtaaggatccatgtccctgaccccattcagttgggataaggctgagttgttgttgttttataTAATTATTATGCCCAATTCAGAATATTACAGATATTTATGAAAAAGTATATCCATAGCCAATTCAAGGGTTAACCAACCCCACTTCAACCATGAAACCTCTTTACAAGAATTCAAATGCTCCTCCACTAATCCTTCGTAACTCGCACAGTTACCTCCAACAACCATCTATTTAGCCAGAATCCCCAGTAAGTACAATATAAACCCAAATAAGCTGTCTACTCACTAAGATCAGATATATGAAAGATAATTAAGgaataaaattttgaagaataataataataactagAGATGGAAACCCGCGCAAATCCAATAGACTATTTCCTAAACATGAAATTGAAAGACTAGTAATGTAATTGAAATACAgaacaaagagaagaaatgaacGAAAATATGTAGAGAGGGAACGGGAGCGACCGAAGGAGCTTTACCAAGACGATGCTCTTGCAGAGATGGTGTATGGAAGCAGCACCGAGGATCTCTCTTCTCGCCTCGATGGGTCTATCGTAGTAGTCGGAGGGAGCTCTCTTGAATACGAAATCATCAACACCTTTGGCTCGAAGGATGGCAGAGAGACGTGATACGGTGACGGAATTTCGTTCATCCTGGGAAGAGACAGAGACCGCGGCTGAGAAATGCTCAGGCAACAAATGAAGCTCTAGTTCTGCTATCCTTTCGAGGATTCGTTTTTGACGTCTCTCAAGCTCTGCTGTAGCTTCTGCTAATCTGGCCATTTGTGACGGTGagatcccctctctctctctctctctctctcagtctctctcttcTCCGAGACCCCAAAAACGATACAGGGCAAGGCACGTGACTGATATTATGTTTCACGTCTACCGTAATAAATCATAGTCGTGGGTCCCACTCTGAAATAAGTCATAACGCAAGTGTGATCAATTTGATCATAAAGCCTTTAATTGTTTCCCGCCGAAACCGAGCGGGTTTTCGAACTTCAAAAGTAGAAAGTAACAGAAACCAGgcatttggattttggagaacgagagtaaagaaagaagaagctgAGGAATGGATACGAAGCAAGCCGGTTCTTCGCTCGATTCTCTAATCGCTTCCTTCAACAAACGCATTTCTGAGCTACAAGAGCTTGCGATTGGTCGCAATAGTAAGTAGAACCTGACATTTGTCTTTTTCTAATTGAATTTCCCAGATTGAGAGGCGTTCAATAAATTATCTTCTTTGCAGTGTACCCAGCTACTTCTGTTGCTGATCTATCAGCAATGGATACGGCCGTGAAGGCAATGGAGTTTCAGATGCAGGCCATCAAAGACCGACTACGGGAGGAGACCGAAGCAATCCCCAAGGCCAAAGTATCTATTTCATCTTCTCATATCTCTCATTAGTCGTACTAATGACTAGGGTTTGTGATCATGTGATCGGTCCATGTTAGAATTTTTCTGATTGTTGCTAATTGCAGAAACTAGTCGATGCTTCCCTGCGCCAGCAAAAGAAATTGCAGCATATGTTTGCTCACATGCCGTCTCGCTTGCCTGAAAGTCTGGCAGTGTCAAGCGGGAACCCTTATAATTGGTGAGTCATATGAGGCatttttgttaataattgttttgTCTCTCTCGTTAAACGTTAAGTAGTAGGTTTATCTCTTGGTTTCAGTCTGACACAGGAGAACCCCAACCATGGCCTCCATTTTGGCTCCGTGAAACTGGAGGAGGAGCCTGTGGCATTACCCAAGGTAATATAAACTCTAACTTTTGTTTGTCGATAAACATGAAAAGAGAGATTATCAAGTCAGGATGGATGGTGGTGAGCATAGTTTAATCGTCAGCCATTAGCTACACTTTTGTGGAATTTAAAGAGAaatactttgtttttttttttgggtgaaaacaaacaaaagatagTAAAATGTAAGAAGAACAAGATACAGTGTTTAATACATCTTGCGAGCACATATTCCTAGCTAAGTTCCTAGCTATTGTTAAGCACAACCTATCACCTGTCCTTGAAAACTGTACACCTTGGGTCTGATCTGATATATACAAGAAGTCTTTACACAAGAACCATGGCCATAAacatttggttggagatggaagagtatCCGTAATCAGCTTGTGATCAACCCaaacttcttttatcttcaacccaATGCTGGCAGCACGATCACACCCTTTCCGGAGTGCAAAAAGAAGATCCACTAAATCTGGTAAATGTGGTAAAGTCCCTGTATCAAAAAACTTTAGTCTGCCTTCAATCAAAAAGAAATGGGACCATCCAGCTGTAGTTAGTCCAGGTCTAGAgtatcctgcacagattaaaacaggaaaattaAGTAATTTTCCCAGCTAATTCGGTTCATAATTTGTTGGGTGTCTTTTTGAATTTGTTAAATGTGCTCTTTACCCGTTTGCAGTGGACTTTCATGAACTGCTCTTAGTCAGGGAGATTGACCCTCTAATGTCCTCTGTCCTGAGCCAAAATGTATTCCCTTGATTTAATACAGTAAAACTTGACTTTTCTACTTGTGTCATAACAAAGATTGGAGTGTCCCTTCTATGGATTTCTTTGTTGTTAAGTAGAAATATGATTCTCAGGTTTGAGTAAGAAACTAGCACTTCTGGATCCCAAgggggtagctcagttggcaaatgccaacacctcataattaagatgtcatgagttcaaatctcCTTGGGCCtgcctatccaaaaaaaaaaaaactagcacTTCTGGAATATAGGGATGATTACCAGGGTCCATTTTTACTGAGGGTTTCCTTAGCTGTTAAGAACAAACCAACCTAAGTTGAGATACCCTATCCTCTATAGTAGTATTCTTTTTGGGTCTCCAACCTTTGGTGATGAGGTGCTGGTTGTACGGTCATCTGTGGTTTAGGTTCTCCAGTTGGGTGTTGATGCAGAATTGGATAGAAGTAAGCTGTTCTGGCGGATTTCCTACCAAATTCCACCATACTTTTCAGATGGTTCTTATATGGTTTGGCAAAGACTCCAAACAAGAATGCTATGATGTTACATATGGATGGATTTATTAGGATGTATCTGTAGAGAATAGTTCTTATCACCTGCTCCATATAGAAACATTCTCAGTTCTGACTTCTAAGCATAATTGCACTTCTATTCTGATAAGATTTGTACTTGAAAACTCCAAACTCGCACCCTGGTCAAACTATAAGGGTATAATGCTGCTTGTTCCACTTTCCTAAAAATTAAACAATTTTAACAATTAATGCAGGCTTGAGGCATGAACCTGAAAGCAAGTCTCAAGGTTTAAACCTCCCACACCTTGCGTCATGGAGAATCTCTTTTACATTGAACCTATGCCATGCAAACTATGAACTCTGAGGCAAAGTCAATTAATATCTTACGTCAAACTTCAAGGAGGAAAATTgcaagcatagttatcaaggcgtcacctaggcatccaggctcctTCGTTGCCTtgggcgccttgttggtgtcgccttgattttagaccctctccaacgccatgGCTGCCTTGCctccttgataactatgattgcAAAAAGTTGCAAAGTGGAATGGAATCATTTCATTGTGAACTTTGTTTTCTCTGATCAACTTGCACAAAAATCGTTTCGATTCATAGTTGCCTCCTGAAAGGAAATCATTTTACTTTGAATTCTTATGGCATTTGAATGAAAAAGTAATGCTTCAAACATGGACTGAAGTCATTGTAAGGTTCTTTTCCAAAAGCAGAAATAAggtcattttatttatattaaaaaaaaaaagaatccaatTATCTCTTTTATATTGGTGATGAATGgaaatgaatatattttttggtaatcaGAAGCACCGAGATTCTATggcaaaaccaaaataaataatttcataCAATGTGACAACCAAGCACAGTCCTTGAACTATAACTTCTAGATGGTTGCACCTTGCACACAGTTTTATGCCTCAGAAAAAAATATGAGATATTTtcttcccctctccctcttcttgaTACACAAACATACTCAAACACTCAAACACGCAAACACAAGAGCAAGTAGTCATTCAGATCATTTATCGCTCATGCCAGGTTATCTATATATCATGCGCAGGAGAAGCAGGAGAAAAAGGGTCGTGGCTCTGCACCTGTGTGGTACATTTCTGCTGAAGAACTTGATTCATTGTCATCGTAAGTACAGTATACATTGTCAAACACTTTTAGAATATATTTTCTGCTGCCTTAACAAATCAAGTTTTCCCGAGTATATGCTTACTTATCAGTAATCACCAAATTGTGATTATTTTCTAGCCATGTGAGACATCTCCATGTCTAAATTTATGTAATTGCATTGTAAACTAATTTTTATAGGCCCATCAAAGTAATAATTTTACACCATATTCTTAACCTTTTATCCATTTCCTAAATTCAAATCAAGTTTTGTGCTGCCTAAACAAATCAAGTTTTCCCAAGCATATGCTTACTTGTCAGCAATCACCAACTCAAGCTTATTTTCTAGTCATCTGAGACATCTCCATGTCTAAGTTTATGTAATTGCATTGTaaattattcacccaaaaaaaaattgcattgtAAATTAATTTTGGGTGCGTCTGTTTTTAAGGGATGGTTACCCACAGAATTTATAATCGTACGTTTTTTGCCCCTATAAGATGATGTAACTATTATTTAGAGAGGTTAAGGATGTACATTTGCTACCCTCATCACTCACCAATCTCGTTTTTTCTCCAAAGTTGTCATCAGGGCTGTTTTTCTTTATTCACAGCAATTCAATCccctgtctctgtctctctcccctTCCTTCCCACCACCCCTACACATTCTCTTTACAGCTCGCCGCGCTCAACCCACAAGTCATCCCTGCCCATGATAGTAGCTCGCACCACTGATTCAGGCATAACATTGCCCCAACCATTGAGAACCTGCCACCATTTCGAAC is a window encoding:
- the LOC122664358 gene encoding uncharacterized protein LOC122664358 gives rise to the protein MARLAEATAELERRQKRILERIAELELHLLPEHFSAAVSVSSQDERNSVTVSRLSAILRAKGVDDFVFKRAPSDYYDRPIEARREILGAASIHHLCKSIVLVNTQAHASVTDCSDRNNSKYYLVVVQYTARFNAEAVKNFLYSLNNGKIPKKKFNMRLAPEDQSAKLTGYEHNAVTCIGMNTTIPVILDEAIVKLNPDFFWLGGGEVELKLGIRTSQFINVIKPFIVSCS
- the LOC122664357 gene encoding spindle and kinetochore-associated protein 1 homolog, which encodes MDTKQAGSSLDSLIASFNKRISELQELAIGRNMYPATSVADLSAMDTAVKAMEFQMQAIKDRLREETEAIPKAKKLVDASLRQQKKLQHMFAHMPSRLPESLAVSSGNPYNCLTQENPNHGLHFGSVKLEEEPVALPKEKQEKKGRGSAPVWYISAEELDSLSSYMRGRLTLDKVNAAINDMASYAEANAQLIAAPKKKMADNAWEKALELRDIAMTEGVKGKHFFLETDIKGPALKLDNTGKAILTVLRHLGRINETRIGHHRVIILSKPH